Proteins encoded by one window of Salvia splendens isolate huo1 chromosome 5, SspV2, whole genome shotgun sequence:
- the LOC121803996 gene encoding protein FAR1-RELATED SEQUENCE 5-like, which produces MVLWQYLACSRQGSKNFIPGHTSQSTEVSVKKRRCRSFRCECLAKLNLRYFSDGMSRGCEVYQFVEYHNHLMVANEHRHFMMANRSLDPIHQRFMEDCGRCNIGSTLTFKLLKEIMGGPENVGYAQMIFDYMRSQKESSDAFYYEIEIGSHGKYCMIFAPFTGKDNHSRAVTFGAGLLSSEAPKLIITDQDCGIKLVVQQVLLQTRHRWCMWHIMVKVSDKLPKSLLGNEDFKKELNACVWSDLLEPDEFDIIWNDIMERTTSMSESENSFFKNYTKPRANLVQFINFFNCAVGDQRNANSRLNYLDYSTIPDLSTQLPIEKHASTIYIDSFFKHVQQEISMNKSANIIPSEEQQPSEKYFGRRWLKSSLLKAAHGLPSEEQQPFEHLDEKQEVKKKLFTNFYQLVQKSEGSMDHLSLLCAGLDDLEEHIF; this is translated from the exons atgGTATTATGGCAGTATTTGGCTTGCAGCAGACAAGGCTCTAAGAATTTTATACCTGGTCATACATCCCAATCAACTGAAGTGTCTGTTAAGAAGCGTAGGTGTCGGTCATTTAGGTGTGAATGTCTTGCTAAGCTCaacttgagatatttttcagatgGCATGAGCAGAGGGTGTGAGGTTTATCAGTTTGTTGAgtatcataatcacttaatgGTTGCGAATGAGCATAGGCATTTTATGATGGCCAATCGCAGTCTGGATCCTATCCATCAGAGGTTTATGGAGGATTGTGGCAGGTGTAATATTGGTTCCACTCTCACATTCAAACTTTTGAAGGAGATAATGGGTGGACCTGAAAATGTTGGAt atgctcaaatgatttttgattatATGCGTTCTCAAAAGGAATCATCTGATGCCTTCTATTATGAAATTGAGATAGGATCACATGGaaa GTATTGCATGATTTTTGCTCCGTTCACTGGAAAAGATAACCATTCCAGAGCAGTTACATTTGGAGCTGGCTTGTTATCAAGTGAAG CACCCAAATTGATTATCACTGATCAAGATTGCGGGATCAAACTTGTTGTTCAACAAGTACTTTTACAAACAAGGCACCGATGGTGCATGTGGCATATTATGGTTAAGGTGTCAGATAAGCTCCCCAAATCCTTGCTTGGTAATGAAGATTTCAAAAAAGAGTTGAATGCATGTGTTTGGTCTGATTTGTTAGAGCCTGATGAGTTTGatataatatggaatgatataATGGAACG GACTACATCGATGTCTGAATCAGAGAATAGCTTTTTTAAAAACTACACAAAGCCTCGTGCAAATCTTGTACAGTTCATCAATTTCTTTAACTGTGCTGTGGGAGATCAAAGGAATGCCAATTCACGattgaactacttggattacTCAACTATTCCTGATTTGTCAACCCAATTGCCTATTGAGAAGCATGCATCTACAATCTACATTGATTCTTTTTTCAAACATGTACAACAAGAAATAAGTATG aataagtctGCTAATATCATTCCATCTGAAGAGCAACAACCATctgagaaatattttggtcgaaGGTGGTTGAAGAGCTCTTTACTAAAGGCGGCCCATGGTCTACCATCTGAGGAGCAACAACCATTTGAAC ATTTGGATGAAAAGCAGGAAGTTAAGAAAAAGTTGTTCACCAACTTTTATCAATTAGTCCAAAAGTCTGAGGGAAGTATGGATCatctgtctttgttatgtgctgGTCTTGATGATTTGGAAGAGCATATATTTTGA